A single region of the Salvia miltiorrhiza cultivar Shanhuang (shh) chromosome 8, IMPLAD_Smil_shh, whole genome shotgun sequence genome encodes:
- the LOC130998370 gene encoding uncharacterized protein LOC130998370, with product MRNTRAQSHNAESSNTNHEAEAGRTHPTNGGDFMSQFLSALQGFVQQQAQTQATQTDLNRTSNTIDQAVERFRNYNPPRFNGRDGPLAAEEWLEELERIFTHINCSDEQKVSCAVFQLKEDARQWWKHFYRLLGEEDRNVLNWKIFKEVVMNKYFPLSFREKKETEFFELKQGNMTIEEYERKFNELARFAPHLVDTEDKMIARFRKGLRIDIKGIMAAHVIDDFSDLVKRAEEVGTALGTNHPTSKSTNQPIKRRWENPNQSGGNFQDKRSKFGGNTSANTQVTKPQCQKCGKFHNGECLWGKGVCFFCHEPGHTSSTCPKNKRNVLEGRMNVGLNKGSGKEPERKGNARFFSLKQQEEVEDDNTMTGTLIISGTPAVVLFDSGASHSFISLKFCQKNKIIWEVENLDLNISIPSGESIKTNRIARKISLKF from the coding sequence ATGAGGAATACACGCGCACAGTCCCACAACGCCGAGAGTTCAAATACTAATCACGAAGCAGAAGCAGGACGAACTCATCCAACAAATGGAGGAGACTTCATGAGTCAATTCTTGAGCGCTTTACAGGGTTTTGTCCAACAGCAGGCCCAAACTCAGGCTACCCAAACCGACCTAAACCGAACCTCTAACACGATAGATCAAGCTGTAGAGCGATTTCGAAACTATAATCCACCACGATTCAATGGACGTGATGGACCGCTAGCAGCCGAAGAGTGGTTGGAAGAGCTTGAACGTATCTTCACTCACATCAACTGTAGTGATGAGCAGAAAGTTTCATGCGCTGTTTTTCAACTCAAAGAGGACGCTCGACAATGGTGGAAACATTTCTATCGCTTGTTGGGAGAGGAAGATCGCAATGTTCTAAATTGGAAAATTTTCAAGGAGGTGGTAATGAATAAATACTTTCCTCTCTCATTCAGAGAAAAGAAGGAGACCGAGTTCTTTGAGTTGAAACAAGGGAATATGACTATAGAGGAGTATGAAAGGAAATTCAATGAGTTGGCCCGTTTTGCTCCACACCTAGTTGATACAGAAGATAAGATGATCGCTAGGTTCAGAAAAGGGTTAAGAATTGATATCAAAGGAATTATGGCTGCACATGTGATTGACGATTTCAGCGACCTGGTTAAGCGAGCGGAAGAAGTGGGCACGGCTCTTGGAACAAACCATCCTACATCAAAATCGACAAATCAACCAATAAAGAGGAGATGGGAAAATCCTAACCAAAGTGGAGGAAACTTCCAAGATAAGAGGTCGAAATTTGGCGGTAACACCAGTGCAAACACACAAGTAACCAAACCACAATGTCAGAAGTGTGGAAAGTTCCACAATGGAGAGTGTCTGTGGGGAAAAGGAGTTTGCTTCTTTTGCCATGAACCGGGACATACATCGAGTACTTGTCCTAAGAACAAGCGGAATGTGCTAGAAGGGAGAATGAACGTTGGGCTAAACAAAGGAAGTGGCAAAGAGCcagaaagaaaaggaaatgctcgtttcttttccttaaaacaacaagaagaagttgagGATGACAACACAATGACGGGTACGCTAATTATATCAGGAACACCTGCTgttgttctatttgattctggAGCTTCACACTCATTTATTTCCCTTAAGTTTTGTCAAAAGAATAAGATCATTTGGGAGGTAGAGAACTTAGACTTGAACATAAGTATTCCCTCTGGAGAATCCATTAAGACTAATAGGATTGCTAGAAAAATTTCCTTGAAATTTTAG
- the LOC130997849 gene encoding LOW QUALITY PROTEIN: uncharacterized protein LOC130997849 (The sequence of the model RefSeq protein was modified relative to this genomic sequence to represent the inferred CDS: deleted 1 base in 1 codon), with the protein MVKAYLRYEPAAVFGVIVSVDCNITYDSSGKHLLAAGLEKLGVWHVRKGICTKALAPSPTSTSRGPKLAVTAIAASQSSLIAGGYADGTVRIWDSEKGTCETTLNGHRSPVTILRYNKLGSLLASGSKDCDIILWDVIGEAGLFRLRGHRDQVTDLVFLDSSKKLVSSSKDKFLRVWDLETQHCVQIVSGHHSEIWSIDVDPDERYLVSGSGDSELRFYSIKNDSADGKTEPEKIAFDVENGNAPARNKWEVLKHFGDIRRQSKDRVSTVRFNKTGNLLACQVAGKIVEIFRVLDESESKRKAKRRINRKEKKTSKNKAEITENGNTGMEVEESSELLVTVPDIFKPLQPVQAKKKICSIYFSPITAKGSLATLALSLDNNSLETYSIGSTSPERTSAIELHGHRSVVRSVTLSSDNTLLMSTSHSLIKIWNPSTGSCLRTIDSGYGLCGLFVPGNKYAVVGTKKGTLEIIDVRSGTCVDVVEAHGGDVRSIASAPDGFVTGSADQDVKFWAYDFAQKPGQDHKHLTVSPVRNLKMNDDVVVIAVSPEGKHIAVAMLDCTVKVFFMDTLKFFLSLYGHKLPVLCMDISSDGDLIVTGSADKNLKIWGLDFGDCHKSLFAHADSVEAVKFVKNTHYMFSVGRDRLVKYWDADKFELLLTLEGHHSEVSCLAISNHGDFLLTGSLDRSIRRWDRTEEPFFIEEEKEKRLEEMFETDIDNPFESKYAPKEELPEEGAVALAGKKTGETVTAADSIMEALDIAEEELKRIAEHEERSQGKVADFQPNILMLGLSPSDFVLRAVSSVHTNDLEQALLALPFSDSLRVLSYLKEWVAYPEKVELVCRVSTVLLQIHHYQLTSTVSARPILSLLKDILHARVKECKDTLGFNLAAMDHVKQLMAAKSDAPFRDAKTKLMEIRAQYAHHAVQTREQRRKKKKQKKLDDGHVWS; encoded by the exons ATGGTTAAGGCATACCTGAGATACGAGCCGGCGGCAGTGTTCGGCGTGATCGTATCTGTTGATTGTAACATAACGTACGACAGCTCCGGCAAACACCTTTTGGCGGCGGGGTTAGAGAAGCTCGGTGTGTGGCACGTTCGCAAGGGAATCTGCACCAAAGCCCTAGCGCCGTCACCTACATCCACGTCTCGCGGCCCCAAGCTCGCCGTCACCGCCATCGCTGCTTCTCAGTCTTCCTTG ATTGCAGGTGGCTATGCTGATGGTACTGTAAGAATATGGGATAGTGAGAAAGGAACATGCGAGACCACTCTAAATGGACATAGATCTCCAGTGACGATTCTTCGATATAACAAGCTTGGATCTTTACTTGCTTCAGGGAGCAAGGACTGTGACATCATTTTATGGGACGTAATTGGTGAAGCAGGGCTGTTTCGCCTTCGAGGGCATCGCGACCAG GTTACTGATCTTGTGTTCCTAGATTCCAGTAAAAAGTTGGTTAGTTCCTCAAAGGACAAGTTTTTGAGAGTTTGGGATCTTGAAACACAACATTGTGTGCAGATAGTTAGTGGTCATCATAGCGAAATTTGGTCAATTGATGTTGATCCTGATGAGAGGTATTTAGTGTCTGGGTCAGGTGACTCAGAGCTAAGATTTTATTCAATTAAGAATGATTCAGCTGATGGAAAAACTGAGCCTGAAAAAATTGCATTTGATGTTGAAAATGGAAATGCCCCTGCCAGAAACAAATGGGAAGTTTTGAAGCATTTTGGTGATATACGGCGTCAGAGCAAAGATAGGGTTTCCACGGTGCGGTTCAATAAAACTGGTAACTTACTGGCTTGTCAGGTTGCGGGAAAAATTGTTGAGATATTTCGTGTTTTGGATGAGTCTGAATCTAAAAGGAAGGCCAAAAGGAGAATCAACAGAAAGGAGAAAAAAACTTCTAAAAATAAGGCCGAGATAACTGAAAATGGAAATACAGGTATGGAAGTTGAAGAGAGTAGTGAGCTCCTAGTTACAGTCCCTGACATCTTCAAGCCTCTTCAGCCCGTACAAGCTAAGAAGAAGATTTGCTCTATATATTTTTCTCCTATAACTGCAAAAGGCTCACTGGCAACTTTAGCGTTGTCTTTAGACAACAATTCGTTGGAAACTTATTCGATTGGCAGCACTTCTCCAGAAAGAACAAGTGCAATTGAGCTCCACGGACATCGTTCTGTTGTCAGAAGTGTAACTCTTAGCTCGGATAATACTCTTTTGATGTCCACAAGCCATAGCTTGATCAAAATATGGAACCCTAGCACTGGGTCTTGCCTTCGAACTATTGATTCGGGTTATGGATTGTGTGGCCTCTTTGTACCTGGTAATAAGTATGCAGTTGTCGGAACAAAAAAGGGGACATTGGAAATAATTGATGTAAGAAGTGGTACTTGTGTTGACGTAGTTGAAGCTCATGGTGGTGATGTCAGGTCTATTGCTTCAGCACCAGATGGTTTTGTCACCGGGAGTGCAGACCAGGATGTCAAGTTTTGGGCGTATGATTTTGCACAGAAACCTGGTCAA GATCATAAACATTTGACAGTATCTCCAGtgagaaatttgaaaatgaatgaTGATGTTGTTGTAATCGCTGTCAGCCCGGAGGGTAAACATATTGCAGTTGCCATGTTGGATTGCACAGTGAAG GTCTTCTTCATGGATACCCTTAAATTTTTCCTCTCATTGTATGGCCATAAGCTGCCTGTGTTATGCATGGACATATCTTCTGATGGGGATTTGATTGTTACTGGATCTGCGgacaaaaatctgaaaatatgGGGTCTGGATTTTGGTGACTGCCATAAGTCCCTTTTTGCTCACGCTGATAG TGTCGAGGCAGTTAAGTTTGTCAAAAATACTCACTACATGTTCAGTGTGGGAAGAGATCGTTTGGTGAAATATTGGGACGCAGACAAGTTTGAATTGCTTTTAACTCTTGAAGGTCATCATTCTGAGGTTTCTTGCCTTGCAATCAGCAATCATGGGGATTTTCTATTAACAGGATCTCTTGATAGATCTATTCGCCGTTGGGATCGTACTGAAGAGCCCTTTTTCATTGAG GAGGAGAAAGAAAAGAGACTGGAAGAGATGTTTGAGACTGACATTGATAATCCATTTGAGAGTAAGTATGCGCCTAAAGAGGAATTACCAGAAGAGGGGGCTGTGGCATTAGCAGGAAAGAAAACTGGAGAAACTGTAACC GCAGCTGACTCCATTATGGAAGCACTAGATATAGCAGAGGAAGAATTGAAGCGTATTGCCGAACATGAG GAGAGATCACAAGGGAAGGTTGCTGATTTCCAGCCAAACATTCTTATGCTTGGCCTTTCTCCATCTGATTTTGTTTTGCGTGCAGTATCAAGTGTTCACACGAATGATTTGGAGCAGGCATTGCTA GCTCTGCCATTCTCTGATTCCTTAAGGGTTCTATCCTATTTGAAAGAGTGGGTTGCTTACCCTGAAAAG GTTGAGCTTGTATGTCGGGTTTCGACTGTGTTGCTGCAGATCCATCATTACCAACTAACCTCTACTGTCTCTGCCAGGCCCATTCTATCTCTTCTCAAAGACATCTTGCATGCTAGGGTCAAG GAATGCAAAGATACCTTAGGGTTCAATTTGGCAGCGATGGACCATGTAAAG CAATTGATGGCTGCAAAGTCTGATGCACCGTTCCGGGAtgccaaaacaaaattaatggagATCCGTGCACAGTATGCCCATCATGCTGTGCAAACTCGAGAgcaaagaaggaagaagaagaagcaaaagAAGCTGGATGATGGCCACGTTTGGTCGTGA
- the LOC130998372 gene encoding expansin-A9-like — MSTVTAATSQAILPSLVILMVALAHAHEHQHAEDDHTHHATRRHAHEHEHGSHPHPHAHHEHEHPHARSHPHAHHEHEHPHAHHEHENTHRRHGPLPQTCPSPDQGPEPGAWKDAHATFYGAPDGTIGGACGYEESDKQIYGSETTALSTVLFEDGMACGACFEIKCSEPSEWCKPGQPTVHITATDFCPPGGEGWCNSPKEHFDLSQPAFHKIAEHKGGIVPVKYRRVPCKRHGGIRFKVTGNPYFNMIGITNVGGAGDVSKVEVKVGEQWVALKHNYGDKWDTNEHLVGKKLTFRITTGDGKSVITEQAAPQDWQFGKTYQGKNVA, encoded by the exons ATGTCGACAGTTACGGCAGCTACCTCGCAAGCAATTTTGCCGTCACTCGTAATCCTCATGGTTGCGCTGGCTCACGCACACGAGCATCAACACGCAGAAGATGATCATACGCACCACGCCACTCGGCGCCACGCACATGAGCATGAACACGGCTCACATCCTCATCCACATGCACATCATGAGCATGAACACCCACATGCCCGTTCACATCCACATGCACATCATGAGCATGAACACCCGCATGCACATCATGAACACGAAAACACCCACAGGCGCCACGGGCCCCTGCCTCAGACATGTCCTAGTCCCGACCAAGGGCCCGAGCCTGGTGCATGGAAGGATGCCCATGCAACCTTCTATGGCGCACCCGACGGCACAATAG GGGGGGCATGCGGGTACGAGGAGAGTGATAAACAGATCTACGGTTCGGAGACAACGGCATTGAGCACAGTATTGTTCGAAGATGGGATGGCGTGCGGAGCTTGCTTCGAGATCAAATGCAGCGAACCCAGCGAATGGTGCAAACCCGGCCAGCCAACAGTGCACATCACCGCCACGGACTTTTGCCCACCGGGGGGCGAGGGGTGGTGCAATTCGCCCAAGGAGCACTTCGACCTGTCGCAACCGGCGTTCCACAAGATCGCCGAGCACAAGGGTGGCATCGTCCCTGTCAAATACCGCAG GGTTCCATGCAAGAGACATGGGGGTATTCGATTCAAAGTAACAGGGAATCCGTATTTCAACATGATCGGAATTACAAACGTGGGCGGCGCCGGTGATGTGTCCAAGGTAGAGGTGAAGGTCGGAGAGCAGTGGGTGGCGTTGAAACACAACTACGGCGACAAGTGGGATACCAACGAACACCTAGTCGGGAAGAAGCTGACATTTAGAATCACGACTGGCGACGGCAAAAGTGTAATCACGGAGCAAGCTGCCCCACAAGACTGGCAATTTGGCAAGACTTATCAAGGCAAGAACGTGGCATGA